The Plasmodium brasilianum strain Bolivian I chromosome 14, whole genome shotgun sequence genome contains a region encoding:
- a CDS encoding amino acid transporter yields the protein MNLKWLHNISLFNDNKLNSKKKFVRSRKRFRTITWKYTKTIGPLASFIYLFNQIIGSGLFDIPSLIDEVGWIPVIFGNTFVCSVAVFCSLMILRAMTMIPKNKNFEQRIEYSAVIKYFMSNEKYKFVSFLYHLGNICNNICGILVISKIIDIFIIKLFGFTILFQVYPQLKITKCSLSLLDAMFNGFYYTSTGHYETIIIGGFTIGYIINAIICIHLSSKGLEETINYQYVVFMIFMSSFLYLSISSTIYLLSENYIDNAAPDNNVDINNNLILNRAYFEKDLIKNYYRYNEVNNFKEEIKPCKDTFFPECSISMSPIYEKIPFSKHCTKNKHIIKNNNVLNKYIKRRERNNLLYYKKGIFCCSLFSLNPLYQKKVYVFRNSIFYITFSSCSKDLKIKNTNSNQYFYSIYKIYHERNSRNNNIENFKTMTQLHKKKEDNFKKQRTKKKSSPFFKNSLDDNVDDDDGGGVDSHNDREHDDKQHQREQKFARIEKKDEKDSKRNDTNNNRKNGKQNKMFFKNLYYMISKIEGIKSYCMGKTFANFIDSYGFVGNIPSWGNEITDDVNVSKAIWFAVIFSSIFYFIFGLIFCLNNSFQNINTSILHIFNLVAVAPKVITGSISMRYDLMNLDICSDNAAFFFGCVAPFLFAWIFSNGILFSNVFNYISLICGLFCNFLSPAFAYISACESNESFYKNPLRKYTIVNRKKTVFSSSSDIRRALGNIIDNFDDNDEYYQEEDVHSEKKEDVVEEDNQADEIKGSIEYNKPLSLNESLNSASNRSRCVNFIDGEHSPKSYPKEVNEFDNLSNKISQNLKSLNLEDTISPSKKRDINVNDENIRGTDIANTCHEKKGKKKKGVMFANEVNEYYEQTNIEMKNVLSSYDTTQNVTDTNDAHKYYIDTKDTHTNDAHTNANVSNNKDKCKGKKKVAFSKESHTTNDDDNNLTSEIYSSEFLKYKRNSRNIKERKNTKKKFMFVDEVEMYGDEDTDKEYKKKNQKKGVTFFYDLKNDNDYYNDLQKKENVKSKEVMFKAEVKNQIVENAKNKRNGGKKVKFSNESPNSNEENDVRENRESNITENYEKCYYLNEEQKGNSHFTNGTAKCTESATEKCYIKKDNRHHLLAENKKNIESIALDNEKFVLQYSNKNDINVMKYKALTENEKIRSENICTNSCYDMSIVHGQPNDDQNCVHETFTNYKIKIISNNSCMKAYYRKNAENDEHCKHFENGTAEANSESKSNINEYNINLKEKEDRNNSNLVHVHFEQDKQKESSFLGNNMDNPKNVLSMNKAFDNFALFERNYSDSDMYNNNVQNEIKNLEHIENDIITENRNFDQNEKVFKRQREKLKHRYRCNMTNVQENLYNLDNLVQHIESLNLKDKNTSIPFDNITLKKDDINDEINLHKCNTLNEASSSVSDESKPSGKTLTEETLTNYGNVSINKKVYFYSQKNTEANITEFDTSVYASANIIAHDTPPVHRSANTTENNTSAYDFPLRKLYSKNDQIINSSTEKDSLEHVMMEENFISNNLNEENLKNYNTSMNMKELNDEKVLKKRSPQIGMQTYQRGEYNIITKSEEQIGFNKIQSECYNDTDVKTQNYTKDTFINNSTNKTEFNVLFNKSEMGNEKEKRGNINILSASEQNSSNGFKKSEKNTLCYSSENLVGKNDSNQEDILYPRNYNEQKGLSVDITLLPQDNSIIKMNMKSSSLNDSIRDNNNNGKNNNNIDDSKRKTLFVRQRKKLKSSFHANGGMIIGDHKEAIHKEQINELRKQISKESNIFDYYNNEKCTGIVKQEECQQNSGENIDQNKTNKENTNVQDNAKQEMPIVNIMKSYKMSSITPNLNVPLDNNGGRSKSKGRVGETRHKTQYVFRDISKLLSDIDEHKLEPIENENIDNNVTNENKENYIVKQNNNTNYDSNKIVNLNEEGNENKEKFPSEDIEKSDIIKTIEKIYTELANKMHSENSEISTYDDNDDTDYVDIRYFKIIDNNNPVKHYYNTFHRSKILERKKYDHIYSNNIMIDNKTNMDHLCSIFLFGNPLERNEEYENKKKINTHDEAQPASNDFQNAATGRQDSYDATTTFSTTINCENTRNTSNSGVCEHKEYAKSFPSGILQNDSEILKKNIIENKNCLNSTKSILSLRKRNVNFSIHNEDMNSQELNDILQSNAVGDLKKNSSDKIEVMKIRIYVYPSFLQKYHVETTYVLLGCLTAFSFLGMITDLLFG from the exons atgaatttaaaatGGTTACATAATATATCACTTTTTAACGATAATAAACtaaattccaaaaaaaaatttgtaaggAGCCGAAAAAGGTTTAGAACCATAACATGGAAATACACAAAAACGATTGGACCTTTAGCTTCTTTTATATACTTGTTTAATCAGATCATCGGATCAg GTTTATTTGACATCCCAAGTTTAATAGATGAAGTAGGATGGATTCCAGTAATTTTTGGAAATACGTTTGTATGCTCAGTTGCTGTTTTTTGCAGTTTAATGATTTTAAGAGCTATGACAATGATaccaaaaaacaaaaattttgagCAAAGAATTGAATATAGTGcagttataaaatattttatgtccaacgaaaaatataaatttgtttcctttttatatcatttaggaaatatatgtaataatatatgtggGATTCTTgttatatcaaaaataattgatatattcattattaaattatttggttttactatattatttcaaGTGTATCctcaattaaaaataacaaaatgcTCTTTAAGTCTCTTGGATGCTATGTTCAATGGCTTTTACTATACAAGTACAGGACATTAtgaaacaataataataggtGGTTTTACTATaggttatattattaatgcaattatatgtatacatctATCTTCTAAAGGTCTAGAAGAAACAATAAATTATCAATATGTTGTTTTCATGATATTTATGagttcttttctttatttatctatttcgTCAACAATATATTTGCTTTCGGAAAATTACATTGATAACGCTGCTCCAGATAATAACGTGGatataaacaataatttaatattgaaTAGAgcttattttgaaaaagatttaataaaaaattattacagaTATAATgaagtaaataattttaaagagGAGATAAAACCATGTAAAGACACATTTTTTCCTGAATGTTCAATTTCAATGTCAccaatatatgaaaaaatacctttttcaaaacattgcacaaaaaataaacacattataaagaacaataatgttttaaataaatatattaaaagaagagaaagaaataacctattatattacaaaaaaggaatattttgttgttctcttttttctttaaatcctttatatcaaaaaaaggtatatgtatttcgaaacagtattttttatatcactTTTTCTAGTTGTTCTAAggatttaaaaataaaaaatactaacAGTAATcagtatttttattctatatacAAAATCTATCATGAGAGGAACAGCAGAAACAATAACATTGAAAACTTTAAAACCATGACACAACTGCATAAAAAGAAGGaagataattttaaaaagcaaagaacaaaaaaaaaaagtagccCGTTTTTTAAGAACAGTTTGGATGATAATGTTGACGATGATGATGGAGGTGGTGTTGACAGTCATAATGACCGTGAGCACGACGATAAACAACATCAAAGAGAGCAAAAATTCGCGCgaatagaaaaaaaggacGAAAAGGACAGCAAAAGAAATGATACAAATAACAATaggaaaaatggaaaacaaaataaaatgttttttaaaaatttatactatATGATTAGCAAAATAGAGGGAATAAAATCGTACTGTATGGGGAAAACCTTTGCTAATTTTATTGATTCCTATGGGTTTGTGGGTAATATACCTTCTTGGGGAAATGAAATTACGGATGACGTTAATGTTTCGAAAGCTATATGGTTTGCTGTCATTTTTAgtagtattttttattttatatttggtctaatattttgtttgaataattcttttcaaaatattaatacatctattttgcatatttttaaccTGGTTGCTGTAGCACCCAAAGTTATTACGGGTTCTATATCTATGCGTTATGATTTAATGAATTTAGATATATGTTCTGATAATgcagcttttttttttggatgtGTAGCACCCTTTTTGTTTGCTTGGATATTTTCGAATggaattcttttttcaaatgtatttaattatataagtcTAATTTGTGgtcttttttgtaatttcttATCACCTGCGTTTGCATATATTTCAGCCTGTGAAAGTAACGAATCTTTTTACAAAAACCCGCTAAGAAAATACACAATTgttaacagaaaaaaaacgGTATTTTCCTCGAGCTCCGATATTCGAAGGGCACTGGGCAATATAATAGACAATTTCGATGATAACGATGAATATTATCAAGAGGAGGATGTCCATAGCGAGAAAAAGGAAGATGTAGTGGAAGAGGACAACCAAGCGGATGAAATAAAGGGAAGTATAGAATACAATAAACCACTATCATTAAATGAATCATTAAATTCTGCATCTAATAGAAGTAGATGTGTCAATTTTATAGATGGGGAGCATAGTCCTAAAAGCTACCCTAAAGAAGTCAACGAGTTCGATAACctttcaaataaaatatcgCAAAATTTAAAATCATTAAATCTCGAGGATACCATTTCAccttcaaaaaaaagagatattAATGTAAATGACGAAAATATAAGAGGAACCGATATTGCAAATACTTgtcatgaaaaaaaagggaagaaaaagaagggAGTAATGTTTGCAAATGAagtaaatgaatattatgaacaaacTAATATTGAAATGAAGAACGTACTAAGTTCATATGATACTACTCAGAATGTTACTGATACAAACGACGCGCACAAGTATTACATTGACACAAAAGACACTCACACAAATGATGCACACACGAATGCAAATGTTTCAAATAACAAGGATAAATGTAAGGGGAAAAAGAAGGTTGCTTTTTCTAAAGAATCGCATACAACgaatgatgatgataataatctTACGAGCGAAATATATTCCTCCGaatttctaaaatataaaagaaattctAGAAACattaaagaaagaaaaaatacaaaaaaaaagttcatgTTTGTAGATGAAGTTGAAATGTATGGGGATGAAGACACAgataaagaatataaaaaaaaaaaccaaaaaaagggagttacatttttttatgatttaaaaaatgataatgattATTACAACGatcttcaaaaaaaagaaaatgtgaAAAGTAAGGAAGTAATGTTTAAAGCAGAGGTAAAAAATCAAATTGTAGagaatgcaaaaaataagagaaacgggggaaaaaaagtaaagttTTCAAACGAATCGCCAAATTctaatgaagaaaatgatGTAAGAGAAAATCGTGAATCGAATATAACTGAAAACtatgaaaaatgttattatttaaatgaagaacaaaaaggaaattcTCATTTTACGAATGGCACAGCAAAATGTACTGAGAGTGCAACAGAAAAGTGCTATATCAAAAAGGATAATAGACACCATTTATTAgctgaaaataaaaaaaacatagaGTCCATAGCATTAGACAATGAAAAATTCGTTCTACAATATAGTAATAAGAATGATATTAATGTGATGAAATATAAAGCATTAAcagaaaacgaaaaaattagaagtgaaaatatatgcacaaatTCATGCTATGATATGAGCATTGTACATGGCCAGCCAAATGATGATCAAAATTGTGTACACGAGACATTTACGAATTATAAGATAAAGATAATAAGCAACAATAGCTGCATGAAGGCTTATTATAGGAAAAATGCTGAGAATGATGAACACTGCAAACACTTCGAAAACGGAACAGCCGAAGCTAATTCTGAAAGTAAGAGCAATATCAACGAATATAACATAAACcttaaagaaaaagaagatagGAATAACTCCAACCTTGTTCATGTTCATTTTGAACAggataaacaaaaagaaagcTCCTTTCTTGGAAATAATATGGATAATCCTAAAAACGTCTTAAGTATGAATAAAGCATTTGACAACTTTGCACTGTTCGAGAGAAATTATAGTGACTCAGATATGTACAATAATAATGTGCagaatgaaattaaaaacttAGAACATATAGAAAACGATATTATAACAGAAAACAGGAATTTTgatcaaaatgaaaaagtctTTAAACGCCAAAGAGAAAAACTAAAACATCGTTATAGATGCAACATGACAAATGTAcaagaaaatttatataatttagacAATTTAGTACAGCATATAGAATCTTTGAATCTTAAGGACAAAAATACGAGCATCCCTTTTGATAAcattacattaaaaaaagatgatataaatgatgaaataaatCTTCATAAATGTAACACTTTAAATGAAGCAAGTAGTAGCGTATCGGATGAAAGTAAACCGAGTGGTAAAACACTTACTGAAGAAACGTTAACAAATTATGGAAATGTatctattaataaaaaggttTATTTCtattcacaaaaaaatacagaGGCTAATATAACCGAATTTGATACATCTGTTTATGCTTCCGCCAATATTATTGCACATGATACCCCCCCCGTTCATAGGTCAGCGAATACTACTGAAAATAATACTTCAGCTTATGATTTCCCTTTAAGAAAactatattcaaaaaatgatCAAATTATAAATTCCTCAACTGAAAAAGATAGTTTAGAACATGTGATGATGGAAGAAAACTTCattagtaataatttaaatgaagaaaacttaaaaaattacaacacTTCAATGAACATGAAAGAATTAAATGAcgaaaaagttttaaaaaaaagaagcccGCAAATAGGAATGCAGACATATCAAAGAGgagaatataatattattacaaaatcGGAAGAACAAATtggttttaataaaattcaatCTGAATGTTATAATGACACAGACGTAAAAACGCAAAATTATACAAAGGATACGTTCATAAATAATAGTACCAATAAAACTGAATTTAATGTTTTGTTCAACAAGTCAGAGATGGGtaatgaaaaagagaaacgcggcaatataaatatactttcTGCATCGGAACAGAACTCATCAAATGGGTtcaaaaaaagtgaaaaaaatacCTTATGTTATTCTAGTGAAAATTTAGTGGGTAAAAATGATAGTAACCAAGAAGATATTTTATATCCAAGAAATTATAACGAACAAAAAGGTTTATCCGTAGATATTACATTGTTACCTCAGGataatagtataataaaaatgaatatgaaaAGTTCAAGCTTAAACGATTCAATTAGGgacaacaataataatggcaaaaacaataacaatattgATGATAGTAAAAGGAAAACATTATTTGTTagacaaagaaaaaaattaaaatccTCTTTTCATGCAAATGGAGGTATGATAATAGGGGATCACAAAGAAGCAATACACAAAGAACAAATTAATGAGTTGCGAAAACAAATAAGTAAGGaatctaatatatttgattattataataatgagaaATGCACGGGTATTGTAAAACAGGAGGAATGCCAACAAAATAGTGGAGAAAATATAGATCAGAATAAGACAAACAAGGAAAACACAAATGTTCAAGATAATGCGAAACAAGAAATGCCTATAGTAAACATAATGAAATCCTACAAAATGTCATCCATAACTCCAAACTTAAATGTTCCATTAGATAATAATGGGGGGAGATCTAAGTCAAAGGGGAGGGTAGGAGAAACAAGACATAAAACGCAGTACGTGTTTAGAGATATATCAAAACTGTTAAGTGATATAGATGAACATAAATTAGAACCAATAGAGaatgaaaatatagataACAACGTAACAAATGAAAACAAGGAGAATTATATTGTGaagcaaaataataacaCAAATTATGATTCCAATAAAATAGTGAATCTAAATGAAGAAGGAAAcgaaaataaggaaaaatttcCATCTGAAGATATTGAAAAATcagatattataaaaacaattgaaaaaatatacacagaATTAGCAAATAAAATGCATTCTGAGAATTCCGAAATTTCTACGTATGATGATAATGATGACACTGATTATGTTGATATacgttattttaaaattatagataataataatcctGTTAAACATTATTACAATACTTTTCATCGAAGTAAAATcttagaaagaaaaaaatatgatcatatctattcaaataatattatgatagataacaaaacaaatatgGACCATTTATGTTCCATATTTTTGTTTGGAAATCCTTTAGAAAGAAATgaagaatatgaaaataaaaaaaaaataaacacacATGATGAAGCCCAACCTGCATCTAATGATTTTCAAAACGCAGCAACTGGTCGACAAGATAGTTATGATGCCACTACTACTTTTTCGACTACTATTAATTGTGAAAATACAAGAAATACATCTAATTCAGGTGTGTGTGAACATAAGGAATACGCTAAGAGTTTCCCCTCAGGAATCCTACAGAATGATAGTGAAATACTtaagaaaaacataattgaaaataaaaattgtttaaacAGTACCAAAAGTATCCTTTCTTTAAGAAAACGAAATGTAAATTTTAGTATACATAACGAAGATATGAATTCTcag gaatTAAATGACATACTTCAAAGTAATGCTGTTGGAgatttaaagaaaaacagTTCTGATAAAATAGAAGTAATGAAAATtagaatatatgtatacccATCCTTTCTTCAAAAATATCATGTAGAAACAACTTACGTGTTATTGGGATGTTTGACagctttttcatttttaggAATGATAACTGATTTGTTATTTGGTTAA
- a CDS encoding mitosis protein dim1 codes for MSFMLQHLNSGWAVDQAIINEEERLVCIRFGHDYDPDCMKMDELLYKVAEDIKNFCVIYLVDIIEVPDFNTMYELYDPVSVMFFYRNKHMMIDLGTGNNNKINWPMNNKQEFIDIVETIFRGARKGRGLVISPKDYSTKYKY; via the coding sequence atgtCATTTATGCTGCAACATTTAAATAGCGGCTGGGCCGTTGATCAAGCGATAATAAATGAGGAAGAAAGGTTAGTTTGTATACGTTTTGGTCATGATTATGATCCTGATTGTATGAAAATGgatgaattattatataaagtaGCTGaagacataaaaaatttttgtgtAATTTATTTAGTAGATATAATTGAAGTTCCTGATTTTAATACAATGTATGAATTATATGATCCCGTTTCcgttatgtttttttatcgtAATAAACACATGATGATAGATTTAGGTACtggtaacaataataaaattaattggCCCATGAATAATAAACAAGAATTTATTGATATAGTTGAAACTATTTTTAGAGGGGCAAGAAAAGGAAGAGGTTTAGTTATATCACCAAAAGACTATTCaactaaatataaatattga